Proteins encoded within one genomic window of Coleofasciculus chthonoplastes PCC 7420:
- a CDS encoding type III secretion system chaperone family protein: protein MTPEDIPSTQPIFAAIVNFFTEDNWHYAQLEELSALRLAFKGKNDQYDCYAQAIETQQQFIFYCLCPIKIPKSKRRSVGEFLSRANYGMIIGNFELNFDDGEIRYKTSTAVKNHSLDSDTIKQLVYTNVNMMDEYLPGIIAVTKGGVSPADAIHDLP, encoded by the coding sequence GTGACACCTGAAGACATTCCCTCAACACAACCCATTTTTGCCGCCATCGTCAATTTCTTCACAGAAGACAATTGGCACTATGCCCAACTTGAAGAACTGTCAGCCTTACGCCTAGCGTTTAAGGGCAAAAATGACCAATACGACTGTTATGCCCAAGCGATAGAAACACAGCAGCAGTTTATCTTCTACTGCTTATGTCCGATTAAAATACCCAAATCTAAGCGTAGATCTGTAGGAGAGTTTCTATCGAGAGCTAATTATGGCATGATTATCGGCAATTTTGAGTTAAATTTCGATGATGGGGAGATTCGTTACAAAACTAGCACGGCTGTCAAAAATCACTCGCTTGATTCAGACACCATCAAACAGTTGGTTTACACCAATGTGAACATGATGGATGAATACCTCCCTGGTATCATCGCTGTCACGAAGGGGGGAGTGTCGCCAGCCGATGCGATTCACGATTTGCCATAG